The Solibacillus sp. FSL W7-1436 genome window below encodes:
- the ehuD gene encoding ectoine/hydroxyectoine ABC transporter permease subunit EhuD, with the protein MNGNWSWNTFLESIPYIVKGIPITIGLTIACFLVALIFGFVWVINSYIPLNFIKKPVQFLRMFIYSTPPLVQLFFLFYALPMVPVIGVTLNPYVCAVLGLGIHYSTYIGEIYRSGIESVDKGQWEAATALNFSKRDKWIKIIFPQAIPPTIPMLGNYLIIMFKEVPITAIIGVVGILSLANSFGALNFAYLEPLTVVGIIFLVLSVPASILVNKIESKINNKDLFAVKNKKKNSDEKLKDLSAERSNQVV; encoded by the coding sequence ATGAATGGTAACTGGAGTTGGAACACTTTTCTTGAGTCTATTCCTTACATTGTAAAAGGAATCCCGATTACGATAGGACTAACTATAGCTTGTTTTCTGGTTGCGTTAATATTTGGTTTTGTATGGGTCATCAATAGTTATATCCCATTAAATTTTATTAAAAAACCTGTTCAATTTCTCAGAATGTTTATTTATTCGACACCTCCATTGGTTCAATTATTCTTCTTATTCTATGCGCTGCCGATGGTGCCTGTAATTGGAGTAACGCTAAACCCTTATGTATGTGCTGTTTTAGGGCTGGGAATACACTACAGCACTTATATAGGGGAAATTTACAGATCCGGTATCGAAAGTGTTGATAAGGGGCAATGGGAAGCAGCCACAGCTTTGAATTTCAGTAAAAGGGATAAATGGATAAAAATTATATTTCCGCAAGCGATTCCGCCTACAATTCCTATGCTAGGAAACTATTTGATTATTATGTTTAAAGAAGTGCCGATAACAGCAATTATTGGTGTTGTAGGAATTTTATCTTTAGCTAATTCTTTTGGAGCATTAAATTTCGCATACTTAGAACCGTTAACAGTTGTAGGGATTATTTTCTTAGTATTAAGTGTACCTGCTTCGATATTGGTAAACAAAATTGAGTCCAAAATTAATAATAAAGATTTATTTGCAGTAAAAAATAAAAAGAAAAATTCAGATGAAAAACTGAAGGATCTTTCAGCAGAGAGGAGCAATCAAGTTGTATAA
- the ehuA gene encoding ectoine/hydroxyectoine ABC transporter ATP-binding protein EhuA: protein MVGAQNVAEKSPLVQYRDVKKSFGEVQILNGIDLDIYAGEKIAIIGPSGSGKTTLIRLLMTLEQPNSGTILVEGNNLWEMEKNNKMIPANERHLRNIRGDIGMVFQHFNLFPHMTILENCTIAPVQVKKENKEVVKKRAIEMLERVGLGNKLDHYPSQLSGGQKQRVAMARALVMKPKIMLFDEVTSALDPELVGEVLEVIRDIAKNEDMAMVLVTHEMDFALDIADKVLFLDRGVIAEQGTASEVLEHSSNERVQNFLKRFRQN from the coding sequence ATTGTTGGCGCACAGAATGTAGCTGAAAAATCTCCTCTTGTACAATACCGGGATGTCAAAAAATCTTTTGGGGAAGTTCAGATTTTAAATGGCATCGATTTAGATATATATGCTGGAGAAAAAATAGCGATAATCGGTCCTAGCGGATCAGGTAAGACGACACTGATCAGACTATTAATGACTTTAGAACAGCCGAATTCGGGCACTATATTAGTTGAAGGAAACAACTTATGGGAAATGGAGAAGAATAATAAAATGATTCCAGCCAATGAAAGACATCTCCGGAATATAAGAGGTGATATAGGCATGGTGTTCCAACATTTTAACTTATTCCCCCATATGACAATTTTGGAAAACTGTACGATAGCCCCGGTTCAAGTAAAGAAGGAAAATAAAGAAGTCGTAAAAAAACGGGCAATTGAAATGTTGGAAAGAGTTGGATTAGGTAATAAGCTAGATCATTATCCAAGCCAGCTTTCAGGAGGTCAAAAGCAACGTGTTGCAATGGCCAGAGCACTTGTTATGAAGCCTAAGATTATGCTGTTTGATGAAGTTACTTCAGCATTGGATCCGGAATTGGTGGGAGAAGTTTTGGAAGTAATCAGAGACATTGCGAAAAATGAGGACATGGCAATGGTTTTAGTTACGCATGAAATGGACTTTGCATTGGATATTGCGGATAAAGTTCTATTTTTGGACCGAGGCGTAATAGCGGAGCAAGGAACAGCTTCAGAAGTCTTGGAGCATTCAAGTAATGAAAGGGTTCAAAATTTCTTAAAGAGATTTAGACAGAACTAA
- a CDS encoding PucR family transcriptional regulator — translation MSIYLEEIINSPVLHQAKILNEQTVPKNIKVSRVSVIEGPVENFIKENEFVLSSGIGCHDNIDSLLNFANEVYQSGAAALAFATGGFYLIDIPKEIIEFANSKNFMIIEIPWEIRFADIIEEVNKMLHKSQQKELSIIKDFQKQLVEMFMSKKPYKDIIDFVELELNLSLLIVDRNGKYISGSADFNKIQSNFKLEFFNNFTYHDFYSSINKVKIDTTTAYCSTISSKEQIHGYFFVLAPNSLSLTSEQLNIMEQTILISALWFSSQKEAEEPKFLKQNEYVLNLAKHNNYNQVSKLEAQGYNFELSYECIVGYLEDSLSFFLKNKNNLDTKESWLVWLSSYIQNELDFISKSYGYKTIFAFDEGEILIFLEARESSLNSPINQILDLIERRLHSVAPGIIISWGIGKHEQGKMCFHESYKKASIAVDIGRKQKGKGMRIYYEDTKIDRLFIDLNNNPDIQTIISDTISSLVEYDERRGMELLHTFISYNENSRNVSQTARALNLHRQSLLYRLKKIESLTGLLLNESEDLFLLELSVRTWLKHTKQ, via the coding sequence ATGAGCATATATTTAGAAGAAATTATTAATTCCCCTGTTCTCCACCAAGCCAAAATCTTAAATGAACAAACAGTCCCGAAAAATATAAAGGTCAGCAGAGTATCGGTAATTGAAGGACCTGTCGAAAATTTTATAAAGGAAAACGAGTTTGTCTTAAGCTCCGGAATAGGCTGCCACGACAATATAGATTCGCTTTTAAATTTCGCAAATGAAGTCTATCAATCAGGTGCTGCTGCGTTAGCTTTTGCTACAGGGGGATTTTATCTAATAGACATCCCTAAGGAAATTATAGAATTTGCAAACAGCAAAAATTTCATGATAATTGAAATTCCCTGGGAAATTAGGTTTGCGGACATTATTGAGGAAGTCAACAAAATGCTTCATAAATCCCAACAAAAAGAACTGTCTATCATCAAAGATTTCCAAAAACAACTTGTAGAAATGTTTATGAGCAAAAAACCTTATAAAGATATCATTGATTTTGTGGAATTAGAATTAAATCTCTCCTTATTGATTGTGGATAGGAACGGCAAGTACATATCAGGTTCTGCGGATTTCAATAAAATCCAGAGTAATTTCAAGCTTGAATTTTTCAATAATTTCACTTATCACGATTTTTATTCTAGTATCAATAAAGTAAAAATTGATACAACAACTGCTTACTGTTCCACAATCAGTTCAAAAGAACAAATTCACGGGTACTTTTTCGTATTGGCCCCTAACTCCTTATCACTTACATCTGAACAATTAAATATTATGGAACAGACCATTTTAATTTCAGCATTATGGTTTTCAAGCCAAAAAGAAGCGGAAGAACCGAAGTTTTTAAAGCAAAATGAGTATGTCTTAAATCTCGCAAAACATAATAACTATAATCAGGTTTCAAAATTAGAAGCACAAGGCTACAATTTCGAACTGTCATATGAATGTATTGTAGGCTATTTAGAAGATTCTCTTTCATTTTTCCTGAAGAATAAAAATAATCTGGATACAAAAGAATCATGGCTCGTCTGGTTATCTTCCTACATTCAAAATGAATTGGATTTCATTTCAAAATCATATGGATATAAAACTATCTTCGCTTTTGATGAAGGAGAAATTTTAATCTTTCTCGAAGCACGTGAGTCATCATTAAACAGCCCAATCAATCAGATTCTGGATTTGATAGAAAGACGGCTGCATAGTGTTGCACCGGGAATCATTATTTCCTGGGGCATCGGAAAACATGAGCAAGGTAAGATGTGTTTTCATGAGAGCTACAAAAAAGCGAGCATCGCAGTAGATATCGGCAGAAAACAAAAAGGGAAAGGTATGCGTATTTATTATGAAGACACAAAAATAGATCGGCTTTTTATAGATCTCAATAATAACCCCGATATCCAGACCATCATTTCAGATACGATTTCTTCATTGGTAGAGTATGACGAAAGAAGAGGCATGGAATTATTACATACTTTTATTTCCTACAATGAGAATAGTCGAAATGTTAGTCAGACGGCACGGGCTCTTAACCTACATAGGCAATCATTATTATATCGCTTAAAAAAAATTGAGTCTTTGACAGGTCTTTTATTAAATGAATCTGAAGACTTGTTTTTACTCGAGCTAAGTGTACGAACTTGGTTAAAGCATACAAAGCAATAA